atgacacttcgacatcattgggcctaagggaaagcattatggagtagttattagatgataggttcctagagtgacagaagtttaaaccctagtttatgcgctattccgtaatgcactgatttggatccatatgtttcatgctatggttagatttatcttaattcttctttcgtagttgcggatgcttgcgagcgGGGGTAATCATAAGCGGGAGGCtagttcaagtaagaacaacactcAAGTACCagttcacccacatatcaaattattaaagtaacgaacacgaatcaaacAAACACGATGAAAGTGACCAGATGAAATTCTCGTGTGTCCTCAaaaacgctttgcttattataagagaccgttccggcctatcctttgctacaaaaaggattgagcTACCTTTCTGCACCTTTGTTACCGTTACTACTACTATTTGCCTCGTTACAAATTTCCTTGCTATCAAATTAtttgttaccgacaatttcagtccTACAGAAAAcaccttgttgaaaaccgcttgtcatttccttctgctcctcgttgggttcaacgctcttacttatcaaaaggactacgattgatcccctatacttgtgggtcatcactttTCTTCATGGTGAACTCGAGGAGGAGATTTACGTGGACCAACCAGAAGGTTTCATAGTGCCTGGCAAGGAGAAATTTGTTTGCAAGTTAAAGATGTCCTTATATGGTTTGAAACAGTCTCCGAGACAGTAGTATAAAAGGTTTGATTCATTTATGATAGTGCATGGATTTAAGAGGTCTGCATATAATAGTTGTGTTTACATTAAATTTGTTGACGGATCACCTATATACTTGCTgttatatgttgatgacatgttGATTGCTGCCAAAGGTAAGAAAGAGATCACTGCTTTAAAGGCACAGTCAAGTAGTGAGTTTGAGATGAAGGATCTTGGTGCTGCTAAGAAAGTTTTAGTTATGGAGGTTACAAGGGACAGAAATTCCGCTTTGTTATTTCTTAGTTAGCGAGTTACATTAAGAAATTTCTTCACCATTTTAACATGCCTGATGCTAAGTCAGTAAGCGCTCCAATTGCTCCTCATTTCAAATTATCATCTCCTCAATGTCCTAGTACGGATCCAGAGTTCCATATTCTAGTGCTGTCGGCTCTTTAATGTATGCCATGGTGTGTTCTAGGCCCGATTTGTCATTTGCAATGAGTTTGATCAGTAGATACATGGCTAACCCTGGTAAAGAACATTGGAAGGCTGCTTAGTGCTTTCTCAGGTACCTTCGAGGCACTTCCAATGCTTGTTTGACATTTGGTAGGACTGGTGAGAGACTAGCTGGATATGTGGATTCAGATTTTTCCTTCCAGCGATTTGGACAAGAAGAGGTCCCTTCTAAGTTATGTGTTCACGGTTGGTAGTTGGGCCGTGAGTTGGAGGGCAACGTTACAGCCAGTAGTTTCCCAATGTACCACTGAAGCCGAATACATGGCTATTACAGAAGCATGTAAAGAATCAGTTTGGCTGAAAGGTTTGTATGCTGAGCTTCGTGGAGATAATTTGGGCATTGACCTGTTTTCTGAGAGCCGGAGTGCCATATACCTCACTAAGGATCAGATGTTCCATGAGAGAACAAAGCACATTGATGTTAAATACCATTATGTTGGGGACATTGTTGAGCAAGGTAAACTAAAAGGTATGCAAGATTAGTACTCATGATAATCCTGCTGATATGCTGACAAAGCCAGTTCCTGTTGCTAAGTTTGAGCTTTGCTCGGACTGAGTTGATATAACACATTAGCCCTAGTGATTGTTTGGCGCCAAAAGTGTTTTCTTTGTTGTTCAGGGAGAAGGTTCTCATTCATGCTATAAGATGGAATTTTTCTCAAGGTGAAGTTTGTTATGTTATGATCTAAATTCAAGTATAACATAAATACTAACTTCTGACAGGCGAGCGGAGCGAGACCCGTCGTCGGTAGGCTTGGGCCGAAGTGAAGATCAGTATTGACATAGGTTACCTGTGTTATATATATCCTTTGTAAGTCACCGTACGAGATAAATTGATCAATTGTAGATCCCGGCGTTTGCAACCTCCCTCGATATAGTGAAAATTTGCTGGCTGACACTCGTTATTTTTCCCCCTTCGTGTTGGACATGTTTTCGACGTTAAAATCATGTGTCTGTCGTGTTGATTTCTTTATCGTGTTCGATTGCGTATCTCTAATGACCACCTACGTTCCATTGGTTTAAGAAATAATAACTTTCATAATGATCAGTGAGGCCACATACAAACGAACAGACGGCCCTTACACTGAAGAACACAACGGATGGGTGCAGCACACGCACTGCATCTGCACATCCAAATTACACAGACAAACAAAAATCACGATACCTAATCAAACGATCGAGGCAGCATTCGCGCGCGTGCATGCAGGAGCTCCGGGCGGCCGGCCGATCGATCGATCCTGCGCGCCCACCGCACGagcaatgcatgcatgcaagcCCGGGGTAACCGGCGGATAAATATTTAATTAGTACTCGACGCCGACGGACGGAGGGTCGTCGATCAGAAGTCGCCGGCGGCGGGTTTCCCCCCCTTGGCGCCCTCGCCGGTCTCGGCGGTATTCATGCTGAAGCTGTTGAGACTGCGGCCGCCGGCGCCGTTCATGGAGAAGCTGTTCTCCTGCACGCCCGCGGCGGCTTCCACCGGAGCCGCGGTGTGGCTCAGCAGTAGGAGCCCCAGCAGGGCCAGGCCGAGCAGGGTCATGCGCAGCTCGTTGTTCCTTGTGCCCGCCATTGATGCCTGTGGAAGATTGAGAGATTGCGCGGATGGAGGTGAGTTATTTGCTTATTGCGGTGGATTATTCGCGAGCTCTGGTGGTGGGTGGAGGAAGGAGGCGGTGTTCTTGAGGATTTATAGTGGGAGGAGAGGGCGAGCGGGGTGGTGGGGAGTAGGTTCAGGAGAACGTCTCGTGTTCTTGCGGTTCTGCTTAAGTGTAGGCGAATGGCGTGGATCCTAAATTCCTAATGTCGAAGCCATTGGAACGCCTATTAGCATGGGACCTTCTGTTCGTATGCGTCATGCATGCGATGTGTTTTAAACTTTGCTCGGTCCCGTAATCCATATCTGCGAGAAACGAAAGGAGAaatggtttttaaattatagcgCATTTTTTACCCAAAAAAAATACAGGGCATTTAATTACTATTTAACTATTAGAAAATACACTATGTTCCAAAATACCCGAAATTTAGGCTTATTCTAAGTTAAAGATCTTCAAATTTGACTATGTCTATGGATAATTCATCTGCAACATCAAACTAGTCTCATTAGATTTATCATAAAGTATAACTATAAAAATTCATCATGAAGTATATTTTCATGCTATATACGGTTGATGTTGTATATGTTGATATATTTTTATAGATTTGGTCAAACTTAAAGATGTTTGATTTAAAATAAATTTAAAATTTAAAATATTATGAAATGAAGGGAGTATGAAATAGTTTAGGTATGCTTCCCACACCTTGTTTTTCGAAACATTACCATTTTTCGATATGGATTAATGGTTGAGATTAAAACATGCCCCCTATATACGTTGCCTGGGCGCAGCAAGAGCTATGTCTCGCTTGAGGCGTGTACAGTAATGAGCGGCCCAGTAGTGAAGACTtaaaataaaaaagaagaaaCAGGGAGAAGCAATGGATTGAACCCAGGTCTTTAGGATAAAGCGTTATGCCACAAACCAGTACATCAATGTGGGAGTTGTGATGAAACAGTAGGGTGCGTCCAAGTAAAGGTAAAAGAGCCGGTTATTCCACTGGTTTTCCAGGtgttttctatttttgttttTTCAATGGTTTTTCACCGGATTTCTCTGTTTTTACTGGGCCTTTTATTTTCTTTACTTCTCTTTGTTTTCTTTGGTATTCTTTGTTTATTTCTAAATTTTCTCGGCCTTTTTctttatttcttcggttttgtttGGTTCTTTCTAGTTATTTATTGGCTTTTGTTTTTTTCTTGGTTTTCACTATCTTTTCATACCCATTTTTGGTATATATCTAATGTATTTTACTAATACACAATTAATAATTTTAAAgtacaagattaacatttttaaTACTCAGTTAACATTTTTTTGTACACATTTAATATTTTAAAATGATTGATTAACGTTTTCTATGGGCATCTTCAACGTCGACCCTCAAACCGTCTGTATACATCCGGACCGCACTGTCCGGACGTGTTGCAACATTCAATGCGCATGTATCCGTCCGCAGAGCGGCCGGACGTACTTTCTCCCGTAAACCGGAGACAAACATGGGGTGAGGCCCTTGTGGGCGTCCGGACAGCACCCACGCCCGTTTCTAACCACACTGGCCCACCCAATAccccctcctccctcgccgcGCGTGTTCTCTCCCGGCGCAAGAGCGGCCGCTCCACCCAAGGCCCTTGTTCATGCCGTTGTAGAGCGGCCGCTCCACGTTCAAAACGGCTCAATGCAAACACGACCTCTCACCGCCTCTCCCATTGAAGCAGTGCGCCAACGGAGGCCGCCAGCCGCTGCATGCCCGGCAGAACatgcctcctcgccgcattcaaacCCGTGTGGAATCCGAGAAACCTATTCCTGCCACACGTTCGTTCACGAGCGGCCCGACATTAAACATAACGCCAGGCAAGCTCCTCCAGTTCGCCCTCTATTTAAAGGATGCCAGACGCCGGGCAAGAACTGCACCACTCCACTGCTCCCCATCTCTTACTTCCATCATTTTCTACACCCTTTCGATGGCACCCGACGAGCAGGAAGAGCAATTCTCCGGCATAAAaaccggctgggtggcccgccgagatCACCGGATACGAGTGAGACAACTCGCTGCTCCACCTCCCACGCCTAGCCCAACGGAGAAACTTGACGCTCCAAGctggcgcgtggttcagcaactcatCGCTCCAAGCCAGCTCGCGGAGGAGTGGCGATTTGCTCTAGGCAGgcacgggggagggggcaaggtggtgaaggaaatatgccctagaggcaataataaaattgttattttatatttccttattcatgataaagctttattactcatgctagaattgtattgatcgaaaacttaaatacatgtgtgaatacataaacaaataccgtgtccctagtaagcctctactagactagcttgttgatcaaagatggttaaggtttccaaaccatggacatgtgttgtcatttgataacgggatcacatcattaggagaatgatgtgatgtacaagacccacccgttagcttagtGATGTTctcttgaactacgtcggtatttctccaaagaggaagggatgatgcagcacagtaacggtaggtatttccctcagtgatgagaccaaggttatcgaaccagtaggagaaccacgcaacactatgtaaatagcacctgcacacaaataataaATACtgcaacccgacgtattaaaggggttgccaatcccttaggggcaacggcgccagaaattggcaagatgatgggataaaaatatgataggttggataaatagatctcaaataaaataaagtgcagcaaggtatttttctatttttggattaatagatctgaaaataaaagcaaataaaaatagatcgcgaaggcaaatataataaagaagagacttggtggccgtagatttcactagtggcttctctcgagaaaaataacaaccggtgggtaaacaaattactgttgggcaattgatagaatttcaaataatcatgacgatatccaggcaatgattattatataggcatcacgtccaagattagtagaccgactcctgtcggcatctactactattactccacacatcgaccgctatccagcatgcatctagtgtattaagttcatggagaaacagagtaatgcagtaagaacgatgacatgatgtagacaagatctatttatgtagaaatagaccccatcttgtgtaagtgcatctagtgccccttagtgattttggtgtattgaagacttataggttaaggaacTAATGTGTTTTTGAGTGTACACAggactataagtctatgaggagtttgatatttacagagaaagtcgacccctaaaactgaagttcttcgactgaagactttggatttctgaagactttctgaagactttgaaagtgaagaaattggtgtgaccttgaagacttggtattcattcgaggagcATGAAGCGTGAAAaattttgttttcgtagtttcattttctctttcttgagtcataggaaataccgtactgttaaagggggtcgaggaaatactaaggaaaaatttccatgtgatgttcaactcaaaatcctacacctaccaatcccttcgagtgaagccattggaaatctcatacagttcagtcatattcttcagtgatagagacgaagttcttctggtctctgaggaatttgttctgactgaggagttaggaattcgccagtgtggattgcttacacagtgaggaacatgatagacctgaggaatttgagtctcaaatttccgaccgttgctgtgctatgcgccagctatcccaaaatatctacccacctaacggtcatatcattgaagggcatttatgtcttatcatgtcgggctgctccctaggctataaatagccgccccctacaaccactagttggttggctgctccgagagaaactgacacttgtcatttgagagcatcccatcctctgaggactttgagcgaaaatcatcgagtgaggaaaaacccaaacctaaacacctacaaacccaaagtgattgagcatcactgaagagattgatcctgcgtggatccgacgcttgttacctttgaagactgtgcttcttccagacggttaggcgtcatggtctagagcatccaagaggaattgtggatcgccgagtgaccgagtttgtgaaggttcggaagtcacctgaagacttaccacgagtgattggggcgaggtctgtgtgaccttagctcaaggagaatatggtgaggactgtgtgtccgggactgtgtgtcctcaggtttaaatacctagccgctccaaccagatgtacaactgagacagctgTTGGAACTGGTCTCCCAAATCATTGTGTTCACCacgcttactggttctatttcctcaactctttcatttcctcataactgtgatgtgtgcttgttcatatctgtgtttgaagactttgactggagactttctcaatttcctcagttcaatttctttagtctgtttgtcttcatcatgtactatcctgtgtttacgctttctgtactgtgtgtttgtcttcatttcatcatgatgaccatgcctatgttctgctatgcttactcttgagtgcttattccgctgcaagtagttcttcgctaaggaatttcctcacccgcaaattcctcagtgaaaaattcataaaaatcgcctattcacccccctctagtcgatataacgcactttcaattggtatcggagcaaggtactcccttgttctgtgtgattttggtttaaccacctggagttttagttatgtcgaccgcaggtatgatcaaggtctctgctgggtgtcctaccttcgatgggacggactacccctactggaagaataagatgcgaatgcatcttgaggcaattgataacgatctctggtatgttgtggaaaatggtgttccctcagtcacaccttctctgaatgctgctgatgtgaagagattcaagcaactcgattctcaagcgaagaatatcatttgtggccatctgagcaaaggacagtacggaagagtgagtgctttggaaattgctaagcttatctgggataggctgtccaaagtcaatgaaggagtctcaacacagcgtgactctcgagttgatgttcttcgcaatctcttcaaccgcttcaaaagactcgacaatgaaaatgttcaacaaaccttcgatcgcctcactgacatctcaaatgagcttcaagcacttggtgccactgacatcactgaccatgaggtggtgaagaaatggctgagatcgcttgattcctcatttgatactctggcattgatgatacaagaacgtgctgattacaagtcacttgatcccgctgatatcctcgagaggctaaatactcatgagttccagcttgctgaaaagagagatctctatggttctagctatggcagatcacgtgcactgaaggccaaggcagtttctgagtctgaagatgaagactctggtagcagccttggtgatcctgaagaactgagccatgaactagcactactcgtgaagaaattccagaagttctcaagacgtggtcgctttggaagaccctcaaggagcaatgattcatcgtccagtgactacaagaaaaggctttgtcacaaatgcaagaaacctggacactacattcaagattgtccttagtgggaaaaggaatcaaagaagaagaaatacaaggattacagttctgatgatgcaaagaaaaagaagaaatcctcaaagtcttcatcatcaaaatcctcaaagtcttcatctcacaagaagagcagctccaagaaggctcgggcattcattggcaaggaaatggactctgaggctgaatctgaagaaaatgaggaagaggaggcgtcTGAGGAGTCcgaatctggtgtggcgagcctagctctcgctactgcattcgtcagcaagtctatcttcaactctgaagaaaatgacctcaccaacaaggctgatgaaggcaatgatgactacgctcccacctattgcttcatggcaaagggtgccaaggtactcaaatatacctcctctgaatcaagtgagaatgaatctgaagaaaacctcaagcccagctattctaaacttgctaagattgctgtgaaacaacaaagggcttttgaaaaggttcaaaacatgctagacaaaagtgatgatatgtagggtgaagaaatggatcgcactaaaaccttgactgaaaatcttcagagacttcagactaggtttgacaaccttcaaggtcatcataacactctcttatctgatcatgagaagctttcttatgaatttcttcaaagaaagcaagatcttgagaagctaagagtgagttatgaagatcttcagaaggagtgTGATTCATTTCTTGCTCCacaaatcagcgcttctcagggagaatttgttcctccatgtttgaaatgcattgaacgtgaatctgccaattcttcacctgaatgttcaaatgcttctaattttacaaattcttcacctgcctctgctatcactaattcctcatctgaggacattgctagtatcactgacgatgcagggcttaAGGAATTGTACAttacaggcatgtacaaaagcctca
The Aegilops tauschii subsp. strangulata cultivar AL8/78 chromosome 3, Aet v6.0, whole genome shotgun sequence genome window above contains:
- the LOC109780712 gene encoding uncharacterized protein gives rise to the protein MAGTRNNELRMTLLGLALLGLLLLSHTAAPVEAAAGVQENSFSMNGAGGRSLNSFSMNTAETGEGAKGGKPAAGDF